The Biomphalaria glabrata chromosome 17, xgBioGlab47.1, whole genome shotgun sequence genome segment ttggttactaacttagaccgtagtgtatgtattgtagccctaaaacaaacttaagaccctaaaaaaaaaataaagttgtccgactctattaaaactatagtatttatggatctaggccatgtttacaatgttgacatgagaaaagatcgaaaggatttagatctagatataattttaagaaatacactttgcgcagatagttttttacttttgacacatgaaaatataaaagactttccattgattttattatataataaaattaaccttcaaatttgtgtttcaaaaccattttttacataaaatagttccttatatctgtgactacagatttcctgacgaacattctttcattagacaataccgtaatgttacacatctttccatgcctaggtctaaaactctaatatGATATAACTTCTTTTCGCACAGATagctttatactttaacacatgaacatactaattatagtccattcatttcatattttgatcaaattaacattcaaatttggttttctaaagcatttttaatacattcgtttatgaaagctgcgaagccgagttgagataggcctatatttattcatgaatcgcgtactaaaaattatttcgtttaattgtttactttataatcccattcatttaacaaagctatcgctcttttcgtttttaatagatatgtatgtatcggcttcgggtaaacccattttcgcaaaactaattttatttttgtagcgaaagagaaaaaacttgaaaggatcattagctaactttaacatacatcttaatccaatccactagattagtaaacacaaacttagacccgcaggccgcgtgTAATGTCAGgcaagtatatatatacatatatatatatatatatatatatatatatatatatatcgaagcaggacgttttggcgccgccgttttggcgacgggacgttttggcgcgaaatacattatgtacgtttattgtattatttcttttaaaagaattattcatatctatgttttgcatgagtgtttgtgttaagacatatttttcacgtactaaatgtaaatgtgtgtttgtttttcacatcattttctttaataaacattttggcttgtgtatgtgtgtttattaagaggtacactttttttttcaaaaaagttttttaagatattactttaaaattaaaaacaaaaatcgcgtgagagaggggaggggtggagaaaagagtatatacaaggagtgaaatgtgagcagaagagagggggcgggataggtgtcacatgtaacGACCATTCgcaaggagatgatcgccagacgcatgacgccaacgaccagtgcttggtgctggtcttgtcttcatttgtttaactctacctgcgtcaatgcgagatgtgtcacccaaatcacccctacccaatttctcaaaatatgtcttttcacgttagagtttgtactgaccacattccgtgttttgatctttactatgtgtggagttattgtcgtcattcagcgtaatagagctttagatgttaacatggtttttgttatattaaagtgtgacacttagctagttcgtatattacactaatgtcaaataaaaaaaaatctttttggaaagaaatccaaaaatgtcatccagtgcgattagcagaactcacatataaataaaggggaggggatagcatgtcattaccattcaggaatctgacttattataggcctatattcatgaaataagcaaaagctttataattaaaaaaaaaaaattcgctgaacggtgttagaattcatactatacatacaattttatggtagagtgaaataaacattgttataaaagctacgtgcttattaaattatcgtcaaatgatatctcgcgccaaaacgtcccgtcgccaaaacggctcgcgccaaaacgtcacctaccgtatacatgtatatacagtgctttaaataaaaataggtgccggtactcggtggtggattgcctaactttgaactactaataaataaataatagacgTGCCGGATgggccgtaccggtgcgtaccgtcacaaaaaaagcagtCACATATATATTCCTTAGTTCTATATCGGTTTGTGGTTGAGAGAAATTAATGAAATCCTACAAAATTGTTACTTGTAAAAAGCTTTCAATGAGTAAGGAATACTTGTGCTGTTTATCTATTTCTTTCAATGCTTCTTGAAGTCTTGCCTTCCACGCGTTTCTTTCCATCTGTCAAAACAACATCAAAAGAAGAAAAGTTTTGATGTACACAACTTCTTTATTATATGTACTTGGCatatcatttctttttctttggaaCGAGGGCTATGCCTTAAATATATTAGTTTTTCATTAGACACATATTTAGTCTTTTAAACCAATGACAGAAATTTAGCAGATAGAACAAATGTAGCCTATAGCCTCATATTTGTAATGGTATGTATAAGTACAAATGTAGCCTATAGCCTCATATTTGTAATGGTATGTATAAGTTAAGTCATGGTGTCTCAATAGTTGTGAAATTTTAGTCTTTTCAAAATGTGATAGCAGAAACTTCCCTATAATAAGGTACACTATTAACCAAATGTTTTAGAATCTTACATAGCTACTCTAACTAAATATTGCCAAAACAGACGCTCTTCATCGACCTGTTAGTTTGATCCATGCCATAACAtttatattgaatatttatgTTATCATACATAAAACCAAAGacgcttacaaaaaaaatcgcTTCTAATCTAAATTAGACTGAGTAGTAAATATTAAACATCTAAGAACCAACATAAGTTGCCTGCTGAAACGccgagattttatttttttcgcaAATCATAAGATGAACAAAGAGAAATGCAAGAAATTGTTATTGAAACACTGCCATGATTAACCTTGACAATTATATCTTCGTATTGAATTCTATAGAAACATTACTTTGGAACAATTATACCAATAGCTACCCCTACCCCTCAACTACTGAACactagaaaaagaaatttaaaaaaaaaaacaaggacgAAAAAAAGGATCAGCTCGGCATATCTTTGACAAATTTACTAATAACATTAGAGGCTGAATTCGTATATGGGATTGAATGAGTAAATGAACTTAACTCTAGCAGTAATGCaaagaagtagatctaggttaTTACCTGTAAAGCATTACTGACAGCTTCAAACAATGTGTCACTGCCTTTTACAAGTTCCAATTCACCAGTATCCATATTAAAACTTTGACTTAAGATTTGTCTGGCTCTTGTCTTGACGTCATTGTCTATATACACAGGAGCTTGTTGGGATTTCAATGTCTTGGGTGTATCCATGCTGCTTCTGTGTACTGATACATCGGAACATGTCAAGAACACAATAGAAATAAAGTGTGGAATTATGATTTAAAACATGAGTTTTAGTGAATAGAGCATCGTACAGACGAACTATATCTGCTGCATAAGTTATTTACTAATAATCGGATTCATAAGAAATCTATCCTAATAGACAACTTGCaacttttgtgttttgttgCTACTATAACGTTTACATGACTATCACTTTAACTAGAACACAATCTCATTGTTCCGTATTGGTGTCAGACACAGAACAGAGCTGATTATGTTGGCATGAAGgattataaataaattgtaagGCCACTGTTGTGTGTTGTTTCGCTTGTTGATAGTTTTACATTTAGATCTTTATATCTGAAGAGCAGTTTCGTTTCCATACAACGTGCTGTCATGGGGCTTAGAGTGTGGGGGAGGAAGGGTTATATTGACCTAAACGTGACTGTATCAGGAGAGATACTAATAACATTTTATGATCAAGTTCAAGAAGAAGAATCAGTCTGTCTACAGAATGTGTGTGCAGAATCAGAGAGGGGTGGAATAAGATAAAGAATAAATGCTGTTAAAGAATAAATGCTGTTTATAATTCATGTACATCCCTTGATACAGACATAAACATCCTTAGATTTATCTCTATTTAGTTGCATTATACATCCAAATAAAGttgcacatttaaaaaaatagtatttgaaTACTTAATAAAAGTTCACACTGActacaatattttaatattagataGCTCTTTATGCCATTGTACATGctacttaaaaagaaaatgtacttaCCAGTAATTTTAGTATTCATTTGtgttaatgtagatctactaaattCCCATGACACCTGCATCCAACATTTCCCACTGTGTATCAATCCAACGTTTTCTCTTAATAAGTAACATTGAACTAACCACCACTATCGATCAATTCCTATTCATAAAAACTACCCTCCACATTATTCACTTTTTCATCAGCCAACTGCCAATATTGTCACGGCTGACGGAGCATCTATCAAATGACTGAGTAGGCATTACTCCAATAATAGTCTCATGAATTAACCTTTTAAACTGGATAGGatgtattttgttgttgttttttaatacattaGAGGGCACCGtattttaatgcattttttttgccATAAATAATATATGatgaagaaacaaatatttcgtaaaatatatttataacccAGTTGAACATTATACTTCTGATGTGCAGTTTAttagtaaaactaaaaaaattattaactcGATACTGCTATGAATAATTTAGCATgtccaatatattttatatacgataatataaaatttaataccatttagatctagatagcaaaaatataatatttataatgaaataaatacaaagttttgtgTCTTCAATATCGTCAAATATGTTGACCGTAACAACAGCCTTCAATCTCTTGAGGCTGATGACAACACATCCAGGCTTGAGTCACTCTCAGTAGTTTCCCTGTCTGGTCATAGTGCTCTATGCGTTCCTTTTCTTTGGTGTGATAGAAGCAAGCCAGTTTGTGGTTGTCCATGGCATAAAACAGTTTCTGACACCTCAGACATTTGGAAACCATGGCGTTCCCAGCAGCTCTGTGTCGTGATATCACTTTGACCTTTGCAGCTTTGCTCGTGCTGTGCTCACTGTTAGACTTGGCAGCAATGTAATGCTCGTAGTCTTTTTTGGTCTGTATATCGGACTTATTCTTGTCTACCATCACCGTAAGACAAGACTGGGCCAGTGATCTGTCCGTGTTTTGTGAAGTTAAGGCAAGTGATCTTCCCGTGAGAAAACTGGTGGGCTCAGATACTAGAAGAGTTTCAGACTGACTCCTCCCTTGTGACGCTGGCCGCCTTATCACAGCAAGTCTCGGTGCTGCGCCTTTCTTATGTTGTGATTTTGCCAATGGTTTATTTGCATTGTTTCGGTTGCTATTGAAGCCTGTAACATTTAATACACTGCCTGACGAAGTGTCGCAATCCGATTGTTCTTTGTGTATCAGAGTCATGCTAGTGATAGCGTCGTGCAGAGAATGTTCTAGTTTTTGTGCCCTTTGCTTTAGAACGTTGAGTTTCTCTTCCGATATCTCTATAATTGACTTTTCTCTAACATACTTGATGTGTCTATTATTCGAGTTATCTTCACTGGATGGCGTCTCAGTAAAACTCGTGGGTGTAGTCAATGCGTGAGTATTTGTGTGCTCAACATCTCTCGATTCTTTTCTTCCGTTGTTTAAAATGCCCTTTTCTTTATATCCCTTTTGTGTAGGGCTGTTTCTTAAAATCATTTTATACCTATAAGGCGTTTGGTTGACTTTTTCAATCTGCTTACTAATTCCATTGTTGACTGGTTGTTCTGTGTTGTCTGTTCCGACACATTTATTGAGTTTAGCACAAGTAGCACTACTTAGCATGTCTTCTAACCTGTCCAGCTGTGTCTGGAGATTTAGAGCGTCTTTTTGTTTGTCTCGCAGCGTGCTCTGTAATGTTGTCATTTCTTCTATAAGGGCTTTGTTTTCCTTCTCTAAGACGCAAAGCCTTtgttctatctctctctttttgctCTGTCCGCTAGTGTGTCGCTTCATCACAAATGCGGACATAGCATCATttaaacttgtttttgttttagcgcCTAAATAAGTGAAACATTCTTGTCTCTCGGATACAAAACTTTCGCATATTTGCCCCAACTGTTGAATGCTGCTACAAAGAATCTCTTTCCAGTCCTTAGTGTCTTCATCCTCAAACATAGGCTGTTGTGATGTACcaccattgatttcattatctAATGGAGAATATGGTGTGCTTTTCAAGTGTTCATattttttgctttctttttgttgacCTGAAATGTTTAAATGCATGTCTACCTTTTTCTGGCTGTTTACTAAATTGTTTGCACAATTACTATTTTCGGAAGTACAACTACTGTCACTGGAATTAAACGTTGTCAAATGAAAACTAGTTTGGCCATGATTCCCAACAGATCTACTGTTCATTGTGCTACTAGCTTCTAAACTTGATCCAACaattgactttttgttttgttgaactAATGAAGTCTGTGACACTATTCCATTGGCTTTTTTGCTAAATACATTCTTTTTCGTTACATCTGGCAAAGGTTGAAGAGAAGGAAATGTGCTGTAGACTGGAGAGTCTTCGTCTGCGTTTTTAAGTTTGAAATCGCACACCTTGGACTGGCAACAGAAACGCACCATTCGATCAACTTTGTGTGCCGAGTCCATGATGATGTCTTGGTTTACTATATTGTCTCTTCTCAATGACTCGTATTGTTCTAATGTTTGTTTCAGTCGAACTGCCCATGAGTTACGCTCACACTGTAAGTGAGTTGACAGCCAACTGTAGAATGTAGCATAGTTCTCTCGAAGTACCCTAAAAGTATACGAATAAAAGCAAATTTGTGTAAAACATGaatattctaaaatatttaaagtacccccccccacacacacaccttttcaATTTTGATACACTACATTCAAAGCAACATTACATTGTAGTTACCTGGATATAATAAAGTTTCCTACtacatttgtttttagaaattCACTGACTACGGACTTGATATCCGGATCGATGGTCGTGTTCTTGACTTCTCTAGCCGTTAATCTGTTGTTGGCGAGAAGTCGTCTTACCACAAGATTAGATCTGTTCAGATATTGCAGCTTTTCTAAATCCTCTGAGTCCGTGTTTTGTATGTCTTCTAAGAACTCTGATTCTTCCGTGACTTGCACATCGTTCAGTTTCTGAAGGACATCATCAATAGAAAGCTGAGGGAACATTTCATTGGACAGATCTGTGTCTTCTCTTTGGACAGTAGTGCCAGAGGTGTCAGTGTTGACAGTTTTACCATCTTCTCCTTCTTCATCGTCTTCTTCTTGATCGGTGCTAACAAAACTAGAGTCTTCACCTTCCAAGCTCCCACGTGTCTTGTCTTCAAGGTAAATATCAAACATATGGTCGTCATTCATGTTAGCTTGGACATCTGGACTTGTCGAACGTCTTTCTTTGTCGGAATGCTCCTCTTGGTTTTCAGAACGGGATTCCTTAGTCTTACCGAACTGAAGAGAGGTCGTAGTCTTTGTGGATATTTCTTCATACATTCTGTTTTGACCAGATGAATCTCCCGCAgtcataactattttaatgtTAGGGAGttcttatttctttctctcgTGTCTGTCATTTCATGATATTTGTTTGGTGCTAGCCACACAGACTGGCTTGATCAAGTTGTATACAAATAGCATGTTCCATGAAAGCTTCGGTGGGTGTTCTTTACTTGGAATCGAAGATCTGGaataaaataatgtgtaaacattttttaaacgaACGTTAGTGGAAACAAAATTtctgtgttaaaaaaaatgcaagtttCTTGCCGACTCTTTGTGTAATGAAAAGTTATAATAACTTACAAAACAGTGTATGTTTGTCATAGAACAAATAAACGTGCATTCTTTAGTCGgtttaattaacatttattaacaaATTGTTGTGGCATCTATTTTCTGTAATCGACATCtagtttattttttgcttttataaacTAATATTAGCTCGCGTTATTGAAAGAACTTGTTATTGGCTTTACTTCTTCTTGTGTTTTTAATATCTTTGCATTCATTTTGGATTTCCCACATTACAATTAGgacttacattttgttttctaattttatttgtattcctGTCTCTGATGTATATCATGATGTATTTCATTCATCTGTATTCCTGTCTCTGATGTATATCATGATGTATTTCATTCATCTGTATTCCTGTCTCTGATGTATATCATGATGTATTTCATTCATCTGTATTCCTGTCTCTGATGTATATCATGATGTATTTCATTCATCTGTATTCCTGTCTCTGATGTATATCATGATGTATTTCATTCATCTGTATTCCTGTCTCTGATGTATATCATGATGTATTTCATTCATCTGTATTCCTGTCTCTGATGTATATCATGATGTATTTCATTCATCTGTATTCCTGTCTCTGATGTATATCATGATGTATTTCATTCATCTGTATTCCTGTCTCTGATGTATATCATGATGTATTTCATTCATCTGTATTCCTGTCTCTGATGTATATCATGATGTATTTCATTCATCTGTATTCCTGTCTCTGATGTATATCATGATGTATTTCATTCATCTGTATTCCTGTCTCTGATGTATATCATGATGTATTTCATTCATCTGTATTCCTGTCTCTGATGTATATCATGATGTATTTCATTCATCTGTATTCCTGTCTCTGATGTATATCATGATGTATTTCATTCATCTGTATTCCTGTCTCTGATGTATATCATGAtgtatttcattcatttgtatTACTGTCTCTGATATATGTCATGAtgtatttcattcatttgtatTACTGTCTCTGATATATACCATGAtgtatttcattcatttgtatTCCTGTCTCTGATATATATCATGAtgtatttcattcatttgta includes the following:
- the LOC106063644 gene encoding uncharacterized protein LOC106063644 → MTAGDSSGQNRMYEEISTKTTTSLQFGKTKESRSENQEEHSDKERRSTSPDVQANMNDDHMFDIYLEDKTRGSLEGEDSSFVSTDQEEDDEEGEDGKTVNTDTSGTTVQREDTDLSNEMFPQLSIDDVLQKLNDVQVTEESEFLEDIQNTDSEDLEKLQYLNRSNLVVRRLLANNRLTAREVKNTTIDPDIKSVVSEFLKTNVVGNFIISRVLRENYATFYSWLSTHLQCERNSWAVRLKQTLEQYESLRRDNIVNQDIIMDSAHKVDRMVRFCCQSKVCDFKLKNADEDSPVYSTFPSLQPLPDVTKKNVFSKKANGIVSQTSLVQQNKKSIVGSSLEASSTMNSRSVGNHGQTSFHLTTFNSSDSSCTSENSNCANNLVNSQKKVDMHLNISGQQKESKKYEHLKSTPYSPLDNEINGGTSQQPMFEDEDTKDWKEILCSSIQQLGQICESFVSERQECFTYLGAKTKTSLNDAMSAFVMKRHTSGQSKKREIEQRLCVLEKENKALIEEMTTLQSTLRDKQKDALNLQTQLDRLEDMLSSATCAKLNKCVGTDNTEQPVNNGISKQIEKVNQTPYRYKMILRNSPTQKGYKEKGILNNGRKESRDVEHTNTHALTTPTSFTETPSSEDNSNNRHIKYVREKSIIEISEEKLNVLKQRAQKLEHSLHDAITSMTLIHKEQSDCDTSSGSVLNVTGFNSNRNNANKPLAKSQHKKGAAPRLAVIRRPASQGRSQSETLLVSEPTSFLTGRSLALTSQNTDRSLAQSCLTVMVDKNKSDIQTKKDYEHYIAAKSNSEHSTSKAAKVKVISRHRAAGNAMVSKCLRCQKLFYAMDNHKLACFYHTKEKERIEHYDQTGKLLRVTQAWMCCHQPQEIEGCCYGQHI